One segment of Coffea arabica cultivar ET-39 chromosome 7c, Coffea Arabica ET-39 HiFi, whole genome shotgun sequence DNA contains the following:
- the LOC140010113 gene encoding uncharacterized protein, whose amino-acid sequence MSVAEYEVQFTKLSRFAPELIATEQRRVRRFVQGLNVEIQEGLAAVRIDTFADAVERAQRVEVARTQVKTYQAKKRFAPSSSREPTYTNAPLAKVGRGTGARGAGGRNNGTNGGPNGRGQPRNAPQGSRAITFLGTCGYCKKPGHTEAGCWRKAGKCLKCGSSEHQIAGCPKIQEDNTLNDEPANIRENRPKVPTRVYAINDQPVPDSSEAVEGYCEEAEFDSQLDI is encoded by the coding sequence atgagtgtcgccgaatatgaagTCCAGTTCACAAAATTGTCCCgatttgctcctgaactgatagccACGGAACAAAGGCGTGTCcggaggtttgtgcagggaCTAAACGTGGAAATTCAGGAGGGATTAGCTGCTGTTCGGATAGACACATTTGCTGATGCTGTAGAAAGAGCTCAAAGGGTTGAAGTTGCTAGAACTCAAGTAAAAACTTACCaggccaagaaaagatttgCACCTAGCAGCAGTCGGGAGCCGACTTATACAAATGCTCCACTGGCCAAAGTGGGTCGAGGAACTGGTGCCAGAGGTGCCGGAGgaagaaataatggaactaACGGGGGACCAAATGGAAGAGGTCAACCTAGGAACGCTCCACAAGGAAGTCGTGCGATAACTTTCCTGGGAACTTGTGGGTATTGCAAGAAACCTGGACATACCGAGGCCGGTTGCTGGAGGAAAGCAGGAAAGTGCTTGAAGTGTGGAAGCAGCGAGCACCAAATTGCCGGTTGCCCGAAAATACAAGAGGATAATACCCTGAATGATGAACCAGCCAACATTAGAGAGAATAGGCCGAAAGTTCCTACCAGGGTTTACGCTATAAATGACCAACCTGTACCTGATTCTTCGGAAGCCGTGGAAG